The genomic DNA CTACCCTCGCGCTACAGCGTCACGCCTGCGCTGGAACACCTACGCTACGCCATTGACGGTGTGCACGGCGAAGGCGTGTTCGAGAAAGCATCGACATTCGAAGGGCTGACCCTGTATTTCATCCAGGATGCCCACGGCCGGTATTACAAGGTCTCATTCGACGGCCATCGCTGGCGGGTCATCGACCCGACCCAACCCGACGCTTACCTGCTGCAGCCGGTCAAACGCCTGGCCAATGGCAACTGGGTCATCGACTCACCGGTGCTGTGGTACGACGGCCTTCCCGATCTGCCGCAGTTGTTGGCCAGCTGCCGCCTGCAGCCGCCATTGGCGGGTGAGGTGGTGGACACGCTGGCAGGGTTGTATCGGGCAGACGACCAGCTTTATCTGCAAACCCCTGCCGGGCAACTGCCAGTGCGCGCGCACCTGCTCGCCGGGCGCTACCACCTGTTGATCCCGCACGCACGGGAAGCCGGCGTGGTGCCGTGGGCGATCCTGCGCTGGCAAGACCGGCAGTGGCGCGTCCGTGTGCGCCAGGCAGGGCGCAGCAGCGATTGGCTGGCGCTGCCGGATGCCTACTCGCCGAGCCTTGGCAACAACCGGTCGAGCCGCTGATGCAAGGCACTGCTGCTCGGCCAGTTGCGCAGCAGCCGCGCCCGATCACGGGCGTAGGCCGGGGCAAAGCTGAGCCCGGTGGCGTGCTGGCACATGGCGTCAAGGTCGATCAAGGACCATTGGCCGTTGTGCCAGAACAGGTTGTGGCCCTTGAAGTCGCCATGGCTGATACGCTCGCGGATCAGTTGCTGCATCACTTCCACCAGGGCATCGACTTGCTCTTCTGGCGCCTCGCCGTTTTCCACATAAGGGGCGAAGCACGCGGTGAGGTCCGGGCCATCGACATGTTCGGTGACCAAGTACGCCCGGCTGCGCAGCCCCATGACGCGCTGCTCCAGCACTGCCAAAGGGCGCGGCGTGGCGATGCCCAGGAACTCCAGGCGGTGGCCTTCAATCCAGGAGTGCCAGGCCCGGCTCGGGCGCCAGAAACGCTTGAACCAATGCGCAGTGTTCTTGATGTTGTAGCGCTTGAGTACCAGTGAGCGCCCACCCACCTCGACACGCGCCACGCTGGCCGCCCCGCCTGTCTTGTACAGGTGGCCTTGGTCGATCAATGTATCGGCCTGTTCCAGCACCGGCAGCATGGCCTGGACTTCGCTGCGGCGAATCGCCCGCAAGCCCGAAAGGCTGCGCTCGACGCTGAACAGTGTGCATTCGCGGCCGGCCTTCTCCAGGTAATCCTTGAGGCGCCAGTTCCGCACCTTGTCCACCTGCTTCTGTAACGCTTCCATCGGCAACGCGTGCTCGGCATTGGCCAACAGGTAATGCACCAGCAGCTCTTCGATGAACGGCTCCAGGCGCTTGGGCAATTGGGCGAAGAAAACCCCGAGGTTTTCCAGCACACGCGGACGCGACAGCTGCTGGCCTGGTGTTTCGGCCTTGATGCCAGCGCCATCGATCAGGTACAGCTTGCCGCCGTGACGCAACAGGTTGTCCAGGTGCAAATCTTCCTGCCAGAGGCCCTTGGCATGCATCTGCGCCACGGCAGTCAGCGCTTCGCCAAGCACCAGGTGCTGTTCGTCGGCCAGCACCGGCAGGTTTGCCACCTCGTCCCAGGCATCGGCCAGGCTTTCGGCGCCGTCGAGGAACTCGAACAGCAGCCAGCCACCCTCACCTTCCTTGAGCCCATCGGCAAGCAGCTTTGGCGTTGTCAGGCCCTGTTCGGCCAGCAACCTCACACCCTCCAGCTCCCGTTGGAAATGGCGCGCGGCGTTAGCGCCCACCAGCAACTTGGCCAACACCGGCGTACCGCGCCATACACCGGCACCGACATAGCGCTGGCCTGGCAACACGCGCAGCAGGCTGAGCAGCTGCAGTTCGGCGTTGCCAGCGGCGTCGGCCAAGCTGATCGAGAGCGGCAGTGAAGGGCTGCGCCCGGCATCTTTCAATTCAGACAAACGCATCAGCGGGCCTCTTTTTCACGACGTCGTTGCGTCAGGCGCTGCAACCAGGTGCCGACCAGTGCGCTGTCGGCCGGCTGGGCAAGATAGGCGGCCAGCAGCTTGCGCACATCCGCTTCGCTCCAGGCCCGGGCGCGGCGCAGTAGCGGCTCCAGGTCCTTCAGGCGATCACGCATGCCGAACAGCAGTGGCCGGGTCTTCTCCAGGTCGATCAATTGCGCGTCCCAGCCTTCGCGGCGCTGGCGCAGGAAGATGTGCTTGGGGTAGAAGCAGCCATGCACCTGGCCGGCGCTGTGCAGCGTGCGCGCCAGCTGGCCACAGGCCTGGAGGATGCCGTTGCGCTCAACGTCACTGAGCTGCGGCCACTGGCCCAGCAGGCTTTCCAGGTCGCTCCATTCATCCAGAGCACGGGTGAGCAGAATCGCCCGGTGCTGGCCCGCATGCTTGCGCTCACCGTAGAACACCGCCTGCAGGGCCGGGATATGCAGCTTCTGGTAACGGCTGATGTTGCGGAACTCACGGGCGAAAGTCGGCTCGCCAAATGGGCGATGCAAAGTGCGGGTCAGGTAGTCGCTCTGGCGCTTGAGGTAATACCCTTTGCCCTCGAGCTCCAGGCGATAGACGCTGCTCCAGCCGCCACGACCGGTATTGGGTTCGTCCACGGCATCGAGCTGCAGCGCCCACAGTGCTTCGAAGTCATTCAGGCCATGGCGTTTGAGCAGCGCGAGGTCCGCGCTGGCCAGGTAATCGGTCATTCCCTTCCCTCGAAGAAGCTCAGTACCTGACGGATCCGCCGCTTGTCGCGCGCATTCAGGCGCTGGCGCTCGCGGTACTGCAAATAGAAGCGCAGACGCTGAGTCGCCGTCAGGTGGTATTTGGCGACCTTGTCCAGGCATGCCAGGTCCTTGATCAGCCGGTGGCGCCACATGAAGCCGCGCCAGAAGTCACCGGTCGGGCAGTCGATGAAGAATAGCGTGCCCCGGTCATCGACCAACAGGTTGCGCCACTTAAGGTCGTTGTGGGCGAAATGGTGCTCATGCATGACCCGGGTATGGCGCGCCAGCTGTTGGCTGATGTGCTCGACCCAGGCGCGATCGGCCAGGCGCGGATCATTACGCTCAGCCAGCGCCGACAAGTCTTCGGTGCGTGGCAGCTCGCGAGTGATCATCGCGCCACGGCCAAATGCCAGGCCATTGCGCTCCAGACCCCAGGCCACAACTTCAGCGGTCGGGATGTCCCATTTGGCGAACTGCTTGAGGTTCTGCCATTCGGCCTTGATGCGCGGCCGGCCGAGATAACGGCGCATGTGCTTGCCGGCGCCGGTGTACCGCTTGACGTAATAGTTGACCCCGTCACGCTCGACGCGGACCACTTCGCTGAGCGGGTCACGGGTCAGGCGTTCACCCTGCAGGGCAAACACTGCATCGAGACTGCCGAAGTCCGCCGCCAGCTGTTCGTAGCCAGCCGCCAGTGTCCAACCCGCCATCAGAGTGCATCCCCATAGCGTTGTTTGCGATCGTAGAGTTTCTGCGCCTTGCGATCGAGCCAGGCTAGCAGCGTGGCTTCCTCGCTGAGGATCTGGCGCAGCGGGCGTTGGAAGTATCCGCGCAGGAAACGCAGCTTGTCGCGCCGGGTAAGGCCGATGTCCAGCGCTGAGAAGTAGAGCGCGGCCAGGTCCTTGTCCCGCCAGCGGCGGCTGATTGTCGCCCGGGTCTGGGCGCGGTGCAGGTCGATTACCGACAGCTTGAAGTCTTGCGCCGTCACCGGGCGGTCGGTGTGCAGCAGGAAGTGGCAGATGTAGCAGTCGCGGTGGTTGACCCCGGCGCGGTGCATGCCGCCGGTCATCTTCGCCACTTCGGCGATCAGCGCGCGCTTGAGCGCCGGCTCAGGCGGCTGCCTGACCCAGTCGATGCTGAAGTCTTCCAGGCTGATGGTCGGCGCCAGTTCTTCGGTGACGATGAACGAGTGCTGCGTGGCCGGATTACTGCCACGCTCGCCATAGGCCACTGCAGTCATGGTCGGCACAC from Pseudomonas putida includes the following:
- a CDS encoding lipopolysaccharide kinase InaA family protein encodes the protein MAGWTLAAGYEQLAADFGSLDAVFALQGERLTRDPLSEVVRVERDGVNYYVKRYTGAGKHMRRYLGRPRIKAEWQNLKQFAKWDIPTAEVVAWGLERNGLAFGRGAMITRELPRTEDLSALAERNDPRLADRAWVEHISQQLARHTRVMHEHHFAHNDLKWRNLLVDDRGTLFFIDCPTGDFWRGFMWRHRLIKDLACLDKVAKYHLTATQRLRFYLQYRERQRLNARDKRRIRQVLSFFEGRE
- the rfaP gene encoding lipopolysaccharide core heptose(I) kinase RfaP, encoding MKLILAEPFKRMWAGRDAFDAVEALQGEVYRELEGRRTLRTEVDGEGFFVKIHRGIGWGEIFKNLLTAKLPVLGAGQEWRAIERLHEVGVPTMTAVAYGERGSNPATQHSFIVTEELAPTISLEDFSIDWVRQPPEPALKRALIAEVAKMTGGMHRAGVNHRDCYICHFLLHTDRPVTAQDFKLSVIDLHRAQTRATISRRWRDKDLAALYFSALDIGLTRRDKLRFLRGYFQRPLRQILSEEATLLAWLDRKAQKLYDRKQRYGDAL
- a CDS encoding lipopolysaccharide kinase InaA family protein encodes the protein MRLSELKDAGRSPSLPLSISLADAAGNAELQLLSLLRVLPGQRYVGAGVWRGTPVLAKLLVGANAARHFQRELEGVRLLAEQGLTTPKLLADGLKEGEGGWLLFEFLDGAESLADAWDEVANLPVLADEQHLVLGEALTAVAQMHAKGLWQEDLHLDNLLRHGGKLYLIDGAGIKAETPGQQLSRPRVLENLGVFFAQLPKRLEPFIEELLVHYLLANAEHALPMEALQKQVDKVRNWRLKDYLEKAGRECTLFSVERSLSGLRAIRRSEVQAMLPVLEQADTLIDQGHLYKTGGAASVARVEVGGRSLVLKRYNIKNTAHWFKRFWRPSRAWHSWIEGHRLEFLGIATPRPLAVLEQRVMGLRSRAYLVTEHVDGPDLTACFAPYVENGEAPEEQVDALVEVMQQLIRERISHGDFKGHNLFWHNGQWSLIDLDAMCQHATGLSFAPAYARDRARLLRNWPSSSALHQRLDRLLPRLGE
- a CDS encoding lipopolysaccharide kinase InaA family protein, which produces MTDYLASADLALLKRHGLNDFEALWALQLDAVDEPNTGRGGWSSVYRLELEGKGYYLKRQSDYLTRTLHRPFGEPTFAREFRNISRYQKLHIPALQAVFYGERKHAGQHRAILLTRALDEWSDLESLLGQWPQLSDVERNGILQACGQLARTLHSAGQVHGCFYPKHIFLRQRREGWDAQLIDLEKTRPLLFGMRDRLKDLEPLLRRARAWSEADVRKLLAAYLAQPADSALVGTWLQRLTQRRREKEAR